The Phaeodactylum tricornutum CCAP 1055/1 chromosome 8, whole genome shotgun sequence DNA segment CTGATTTCGAGGCTCAAACTGACATTGACGATCTCTGTGAGCAAATTTGTATTCGCGCATTCCAACCAAGAAAAGATCATGAGCGAGCGTTCCCGGACACCGCTTTTGCTCTCGTTCGCAGGAGGAGCCGCAGCAGCCGCTCTAGTAATGGCGGCCTTGGCGTATCGAAAGTTCGACAAAGCAAACGGTAAGGATAAGAAAGGTGGTTTATTTCAGAGGTCCACAGTAAAAGAATTTTTTTCCCCATATCGACAATTTGCATTCTCACTGGCTTGACCGTTCATATTGATATAGCCGGAGCCACCGGAGAGGGTAACGATCTGTCGCTTTTTTACGGTAATGAAAAAGAGCTCACTAACATAACCGAAGCCCGCAAATTCTTACCGAAAGAAATTTACGGACACCTTGTCCGCGACACGGTCGTTTGTTGTGTTGACATTGTGCTGGTGCGGCACAATGAGGAAAGATCTTGCAAGGAATGTTTGTTGGTTGAGCGCTCGACCGAGCCTGCCAAAGGACTCTGGTGGTGGCCTGGTGGACGCCTACTCAAAGGTGAAACCTTTTTCGACGCCGCCCGTCGCAAAGCCTTCCAGGAAACGGGTTTGACCAACGTGACACCTATTCAAATCTTGGGAGTATGGAATACCTTTTTCCCGACGTCAGCCTGGGATACTGACTCTTCCAAAGGTACACAGACGGTGAATCCCATTGTGCTGGTGGAACTGAACGATGTCGGCGGTGACGTCAAACTCGACGAGACCAGCGAAAACTATAAATGGATTGAGCTGGATCCGCAAGCGGCGATTGCGAATGGTGAAGATCGTTATGTTGTGCAGGCGCTATTGCGCTTACAAGCTTGGACTTCGGCCTACATAACCACCTTTTAAATGGTCGTCGTTCTTTACCTATGCAAATTCCATTTTGTGGCTTGACTCCCATTTTTTGTGTTGCCTGAGGAGCAGTCCTAGGGCTTTATTGGGTCCCGAGTTTGACGAAGGCAGATCTTCTGAGCAACGTCAGTCAACGGAGTACGTCCTTGTCACAAGGCTCGATTggaacgaagaaaaagcaagAACGCCGTGTCAAAGAAATACGAAATGACGGTGAATCCAAATCGAAAGAACAGTTATATCTTGAACGAATGCAAGGAGAGAACTTTCATATCTTACAATTCGtctcattcacagtcaagattTGTTCTGAAGCTTCACGGTAAGAGCAACAAAATCTAGAATCAAGAGTTTTCACAACCTGATCTGTTACCTTGGTATTGCTGGTCACACCTCGAAATCATCATCGTCTACGGTATCTTTGAAACATGTctgcgaaggcagtgcgcGAGTTCCACGGCAAGAAGCTGATTGCTCGTCACGTCCACGAAGTTTCCGAAGGCAAGCATTCAATTGATGATCGGAGTGTCTTGATCACGACAGAAACAGACCTGGAAACCTTGCCTATTTCCGAAACCTGGTTGTCCGACACTCTTTTGGTAGTCAAACCGGATCAACTCATCAAACGACGGGGCAAGGCCGGTTTGGTCGGGATTAAGCTCAATTGGCAGGGCGTACAGGAATGGGTTAATGCTCGTATGCAAAAGGAAATTCAGATTGAGCACGCGACCGGCACGTTGGATCACTTTATCGTGGAGCCGTTCGTCCCACACGAACAGTCGGACGAGTATTATATCTGCATTCAGAGCGATCGAGAAGGTGAAGAAATCCTTTTTTGCGCGGAAGGTGGTGTGGATGTAGGTGATGTTGACACCAAGGCAAAACGCTTGCATGTCGCTATTGATGATGACTACCTCACACCGGATCGCATCTTGGAAGCGGATCTGTTGGAGGGCGTTCCGGCCGATCGTCAGGATAGCTTGGCTTCCTTTGTGCTCACACTCTTTACCGTCTATCGCAAACTCAATTTTGTTTACATGGAAATTAACCCCATTGTGTACACAGCTGAAGGTACGATTGTTCCTTTGGATTTGGCTGCCAAGATTGATGAAACGGCGGCATTTCTGAACGCCCCTGACTGGGGCCATTTGGATTTTCCGGCACCCTTTGGTCGCAAGGAGTTTCCAGAAGAAGCGTACATCCGCGACCTCGATGCTAAGACAGGAGCCTCGCTTAAGTTGACAATTCTAAACCATGCTGGCCGAGTTTGGACCATGGTCGCAGGCGGTGGTGCCAGTGTTGTGTACGCCGATACCATTTCAGATCTCGGTTTCGGACACGAGTTGGCCAACTACGGAGAATATTCGGGAGCGCCCAGTACGGAACACACTTTCGAGTATGCCAAGACGCTGATAAGTCTCATGACACGCGAAAAAGATCCACGAGGCAAGATTTTCATTATTGGCGGGGGGATCGCCAATTTTACCGACGTTGCTGCTACCTTTACCGGTCTCATTAAAGCGATCAAGGCCTTTCAAGAAATCCTGAAAGCACATCACATCAAGATTTGGGTCCGCCGTGCGGGTCCGAATTATCAAGAAGGTCTGCGCTTGATGCGCGACTGTGGTGCGGAGACAGGTTTGGACATTCACATTTACGGACCCGAAACGCACGCTACTGCTGTGGTGCCCCTGGCGCTTGGTCTGGCGAAGGCTGGCGACTTTCCCGAATTTGATGACCCCCGTGTCCACGAGACTCTACCCAAGCGAAACAGCAGTAAAGCCTCACTTGAAGAATTGTCGAAGATTGAATACACAGGGCAAGTTGCGGACCACGAAGCAGATCACAATGTCGAGAACTTTACTGCTTTGACCCGCTGTGTCGTTTACGGTATGCAACATCGCGCTGTTCAGGGTATGCTTGATTTCGACTTTATGTGTAAGCGAAAGAAACCATCTGTCGCGGCCATGATCTTTCCGTTCTCTGCAAATCATTTTGTAAAGTTTTACTGGGGAACCGATGAAATTATGATGCCAGTCTACCAAACAATGGAGGAAGCCTTCAAAAAACATGCAGAAGTGACGGTCGTTGTGAATTTCGCATCCTTTCGCTCAGTGTATAGTTCAGTCTTGGAAATGCTGAACTTTTCCGAGCAGATAAAGACTATTGCAATTATTGCAGAAGGTGTTCCAGAGTCTCAGACGAGAGCAATAAATATTGCAGCTCAAAAGCTCAATGTCGGAATTATTGGCCCAGCAACAGTGGGTGGGATTAAGCCCGGTTGCTTTCGTATTGGTAACACTGGTGGAATGTTAGACAACATCGTTATGTCCAAACTATACAGGCCGGGATCAGTTGCCTACGTGTCCAAGTCAGGAGGTCTATCCAACGAGTTGAACAATTTAATCTGCCGAAATTCAGACGGTGTGTACGAAGGTGTGGCTATTGGAGGAGACCGTTACCCAGGCTCACGCTTTATGGACCACTTGTTGCGATACAACGATAATCCGCATGTTCACATTTTGGTCCTTCTTGGAGAAGTTGGAGGTGTTGATGAGTACGAGATCTGTGGGGCCCTAAAGAGTGGCAGGATCAGCAAGCCATTGGTGGCATGGTGCATTGGCACTTGCGCTTCTATTTTCCCATTTGAAGTCCAGTTCGGTCACGCTGGTGCGTTAGCCCGCGGAGACATGGAAACGGCTCGAGCCAAAAACAAAGCATTGAAGGAGGCTGGAGCCCATGTACCAGAGAATTTCTTTGAGTTTGGCGACGTGATCCACGAAGTTTTCGAATTTCTCGTAAACAGAGGCTCTCTTGTACCCGCACCTGAACCAGAACCACCCAAAGTACCAATGGACTACGCGTGGGCAAAGCGCCTCGGCTTGGTCAGAAAGCCTGCGCACTTTGTTTCATCGATTTCCGATGATCGTGGCGAAGAGCTGCTGTATTGTGGAATGCCGATCAGTGAGGTCTTCGAGAAGGATCTTGGCGTTGGCGGAGTTGTGTCACTTCTCTGGTTCCGTCGGCAATTACCCACCTTTGCTTCCAAATTTATTGAAATGATTCTAATGGTCACGGCTGACCACGGACCAGCCGTATCAGGCGCGCACAACACAATTGTTGCAGCGCGGGCGGGCAAGGATCTAGTATCTTCTCTGGCAAGTGGCCTTTTGACAATTGGACCTCGCTTTGGGGGAGCGCTCGATGAAGCAGCTGTAATGTTCAAGGAAGCTAGTGACGCAGGTTACGATGCAGAACAGTTTGTCAAGAACATGAGGCGAAGCAACAAGCTAATAATGGGCATCGGGCACAGAATCAAATCATTGTCAAACCCAGACAAACGCGTTGAGATTATCAAGAACTATGCCCTTGACCATTTTTCCGACAACACCGTGCTAAAATTTGCTCTTGCTGTAGAACAGGTtacgacaaggaagaaagcTAATCTTATTCTGAATGTTGACGGATGTATTGCTGTTTGCTTTGTCGATATGCTTCGCGGCTGTGGAGCGTTCAGTAAAGAAGAAGCTGACGAGATGATACATAACGGATGCCTTAACGGTCTTTTCGTCTTGGGAAGGTCCATTGGATTTATTGGTCACTATCTGGACCAGAAGCGCCTTAAGCAAGGCCTGTACCGTCATCCGTGGGATGATATCAGTTACATTAATGAATGAAAATGATTTGAAACATATCAAGTTAACAACATAAATATCGATAAAGCTTCATTGGGAGCTGGAGACACAGTTGAACGGTTCTAGCTCCTTGCATACCGCAGAGGTGAGGGGTGTGACACCGAGTAGCGTAGGTATGTTGTTTTTGGTTGGATACGAGTCGTGTGCCACTAAAGTCGAATAGGAACAGTCGGCAGCGTATCTGTATTGCAGCGAGTATGTAGTGCGCTGCACTTCATCATTGGAGGATTATCAGACTTGCCAGTACGAGACATGTTGCCCCATCTTGAATGTTTCTGGGAGTCTCGGTATCGCAGCGGAGTGCCATGAAATGAATGACGCCTTGCTTCTGAGATTGACTGAGGCCTTgcgtcgtccacgacgaTCGTGACTACTGTCCCAGCTTCCAAAAGTTTTACGAAATGGAGAGGAAGCATAATATTGGCTTGTAGCAGTAGAATGTAGGATTGCTTCGCCGGGCATGCGGAAGGTTTATGGTAAAAAAAAAGAGTTTTGGTAAGGAAATATGAGAAATCTGGATTAGCGCTAACTCACAGTGATGTTCCAGAGAGTTCGTAGTCCTGTGGGCCACTGCAATACTCCAAGCAGAACGAAAAGTTCCGGCACGACAAAAATCAATAGCTTGTCTTAGATAATTCCTTGGCTGGACAGAAACCAGATGCAAATTATTCCGTCCCTAAACAAAGTTTCAGAACCGCATAAACGATGGCTACAATATATTATGCTCGGGACAGTGAACCGACCCCGTCAAGGTTTAATTGTAAATCGAATGGGCTTCTAGGCATATTCTCATGTTGGCCATGCCATTTCTGTCTGATGAGAAATACTCTCCTTCTTTGCTTTGTATAGGAAATATTCAGGTCGCTTAATGTTATATTAAAAGGAGAGCTAGATAGTAGCGTTACAGGTCACTGTCAGCCATAAATGAATGAAATGGAAAACTGACGTGGGTTAATTTACACTTAactgttaacagtaagctaAACATGGAAGTGTAGCAGACAATTAGAAATAGCCCCTTTGGCACCGTCCGTGTCATTCACGTCAGTTATCGAACCGATCTGGAActcgctcactgtcattcTCTAGTCGGCAGTCTCGTTGGTACGTCCATGTCCCATGTCTCTTTGTACGTACCATCGCAACCCATCAGTATCTATATTTCGAGAAGCATGAAGGGATCAGCTATATTACCTTTCGCTCTACTCTCGTGTCTGGTAGCGCAGGCAATCGCTTCGTCCTTTGGTGGGACCACCTGGGCGCCCATTTTTGCTGGACGTTCCCACAAAGCTATCTCCCGTCGAACATTGACACATGGCAGTAACCACCGTCCATCACCATCTATCCAAGCAGGTCTCGGTTTCCTTGACGGAGCTGACTGCATTACACAAGTATATCCTTGCCGATCCATTGGCAATACGTTGCTCCGTGGAGCTTTATTGCGTATTGCTTCGGATCTGTCTGGCGGAACAGCCTTTGAAACGGTTAAAACACGGGTTACGATCTTCCCGGAAAGCCCTCTCGAGGCTCTGAACAACATTGTGAAAGAAGGCGGGGTTCCCGCGCTGTGGACGGTACGTGCCGAAAATTTGAGCGACTTTTAGAATCTACTCTTGAGTTTTCAGCTCGTCGACAGAAAAAAAATCTGCCTTGCCTGACCGCTCCAGCTGCATTTGTAGGGTTCCCAATCTCGAACCATCGAAGGTGCTTTGGTAGGTGCCGTGTTCATGCTGGGGAGCGTCCTGACCAAGGCACAGGTCAAAGCATTTGGTGGAGGACCTACCATGGCAGCTTTGGCGGGTGGTCTCGTCGGTGGTGTCGCCCAAGCGTTTGTCATGACGCCTGCCGGTATGATTTTTACATCCCTCAATTATAATCGCGGTCGCAAAGGATTCGAAAATGACAACGCCATGAACGTGATTCACCGGGTGGTGGACGAGAAGGGTCTCATGGGCATGTATTCGGGCTTTCGACCCATGGCGCTTCGTCAAGCGACCAATTGGGCGTCCCGAGCCGGCTTTACCGAAATATGCCGGTCTGTGTTGGGCCTTTCGCAGTACGGGTTGCTGGGAGAGCTATTATCGGGGGCTATCGGCGGGGTCGGATCGTGCTGGAACACTCCGATCGAAACGATTCGGGTCATTACGCAACGTGATATTGCGGCTGGGCGTCCCcaactgacaatgaaggAACAGTGGGATGATATTGTGGACGCGCAAGGATATCCGGGATTGTTCCGTGGTGTCACACCACGCGCTCTACAAGCAATATGGCAAACAATCTTTTTGGTGGTGGTCCCCAACATGATGGGAATCTAAGTAGGGAGGACGGAATGTCTCATTCTCCGCGTCAAATTCTTCTCTCCAGTAATTGTCTCGCAATGTAAACagtttctttgttgctttAAAGTTGATTTTATTTGCCCAAATAGATGCGTACAATATCGGCCAGGGACGCGTACGTTCCAAACACACAAAAGACGAACCCAAGCGCCAACAAGA contains these protein-coding regions:
- a CDS encoding predicted protein, producing the protein MSERSRTPLLLSFAGGAAAAALVMAALAYRKFDKANAGATGEGNDLSLFYGNEKELTNITEARKFLPKEIYGHLVRDTVVCCVDIVLVRHNEERSCKECLLVERSTEPAKGLWWWPGGRLLKGETFFDAARRKAFQETGLTNVTPIQILGVWNTFFPTSAWDTDSSKGTQTVNPIVLVELNDVGGDVKLDETSENYKWIELDPQAAIANGEDRYVVQALLRLQAWTSAYITTF
- the ACL gene encoding atp-citrate synthase (probable ATP-citrate synthase subunit 1. Involved in TCA cycle) — translated: MSAKAVREFHGKKLIARHVHEVSEGKHSIDDRSVLITTETDLETLPISETWLSDTLLVVKPDQLIKRRGKAGLVGIKLNWQGVQEWVNARMQKEIQIEHATGTLDHFIVEPFVPHEQSDEYYICIQSDREGEEILFCAEGGVDVGDVDTKAKRLHVAIDDDYLTPDRILEADLLEGVPADRQDSLASFVLTLFTVYRKLNFVYMEINPIVYTAEGTIVPLDLAAKIDETAAFLNAPDWGHLDFPAPFGRKEFPEEAYIRDLDAKTGASLKLTILNHAGRVWTMVAGGGASVVYADTISDLGFGHELANYGEYSGAPSTEHTFEYAKTLISLMTREKDPRGKIFIIGGGIANFTDVAATFTGLIKAIKAFQEILKAHHIKIWVRRAGPNYQEGLRLMRDCGAETGLDIHIYGPETHATAVVPLALGLAKAGDFPEFDDPRVHETLPKRNSSKASLEELSKIEYTGQVADHEADHNVENFTALTRCVVYGMQHRAVQGMLDFDFMCKRKKPSVAAMIFPFSANHFVKFYWGTDEIMMPVYQTMEEAFKKHAEVTVVVNFASFRSVYSSVLEMLNFSEQIKTIAIIAEGVPESQTRAINIAAQKLNVGIIGPATVGGIKPGCFRIGNTGGMLDNIVMSKLYRPGSVAYVSKSGGLSNELNNLICRNSDGVYEGVAIGGDRYPGSRFMDHLLRYNDNPHVHILVLLGEVGGVDEYEICGALKSGRISKPLVAWCIGTCASIFPFEVQFGHAGALARGDMETARAKNKALKEAGAHVPENFFEFGDVIHEVFEFLVNRGSLVPAPEPEPPKVPMDYAWAKRLGLVRKPAHFVSSISDDRGEELLYCGMPISEVFEKDLGVGGVVSLLWFRRQLPTFASKFIEMILMVTADHGPAVSGAHNTIVAARAGKDLVSSLASGLLTIGPRFGGALDEAAVMFKEASDAGYDAEQFVKNMRRSNKLIMGIGHRIKSLSNPDKRVEIIKNYALDHFSDNTVLKFALAVEQVTTRKKANLILNVDGCIAVCFVDMLRGCGAFSKEEADEMIHNGCLNGLFVLGRSIGFIGHYLDQKRLKQGLYRHPWDDISYINE
- a CDS encoding predicted protein, with amino-acid sequence MKGSAILPFALLSCLVAQAIASSFGGTTWAPIFAGRSHKAISRRTLTHGSNHRPSPSIQAGLGFLDGADCITQVYPCRSIGNTLLRGALLRIASDLSGGTAFETVKTRVTIFPESPLEALNNIVKEGGVPALWTGSQSRTIEGALVGAVFMLGSVLTKAQVKAFGGGPTMAALAGGLVGGVAQAFVMTPAGMIFTSLNYNRGRKGFENDNAMNVIHRVVDEKGLMGMYSGFRPMALRQATNWASRAGFTEICRSVLGLSQYGLLGELLSGAIGGVGSCWNTPIETIRVITQRDIAAGRPQLTMKEQWDDIVDAQGYPGLFRGVTPRALQAIWQTIFLVVVPNMMGI